The Rhodococcus sp. X156 genome window below encodes:
- a CDS encoding SDR family oxidoreductase has translation MAPRTVLVTGAQSGIGRATALLLAQQGWRVGAFDLTVPDLAEAPEAAGAAVPIHCGRLDVTSTADWEQALTELTAGTGGVLDALVNNAGVISAGTFVEQDVDTHLRLVQVNVGGVIRGARLAHPYLLRSPQAHLLNLASASAMYGQPGLAVYGATKSAVKSLTEALDIEWRGTGITVTSLWPLFVRTAMVDEIKDLGTTRRLGVRLGPEDVARQVHRVLSGRRRVRSPHVMVGAQTRLAAPLTRMTPYWLNRQVIGWLNR, from the coding sequence GTGGCCCCACGCACCGTCCTCGTCACCGGCGCCCAGTCGGGCATCGGCCGCGCCACCGCGCTGCTGCTGGCCCAGCAGGGCTGGCGGGTGGGCGCGTTCGACCTCACGGTCCCCGACCTCGCCGAGGCTCCGGAGGCCGCCGGCGCGGCGGTGCCCATCCACTGCGGGCGCCTGGACGTCACCAGCACCGCCGACTGGGAGCAGGCGCTGACCGAGCTGACCGCTGGCACCGGGGGCGTGCTCGACGCCCTGGTGAACAACGCCGGGGTCATCTCCGCAGGCACGTTCGTGGAGCAGGACGTGGACACCCACCTGCGCCTGGTGCAGGTCAACGTGGGCGGGGTGATCCGCGGCGCCCGGCTGGCCCACCCGTACCTGCTGCGCTCCCCCCAGGCGCACCTGCTCAACCTGGCCTCGGCGTCGGCGATGTACGGCCAGCCCGGCCTCGCGGTGTACGGCGCCACGAAGTCGGCGGTCAAGAGCCTCACCGAGGCCCTGGACATCGAGTGGCGCGGCACCGGGATCACCGTCACCTCGCTGTGGCCGCTGTTCGTCCGGACCGCCATGGTGGACGAGATCAAGGACCTGGGCACCACCCGCAGGCTCGGCGTCCGGCTGGGCCCGGAGGACGTGGCCCGCCAGGTGCACCGCGTGCTGTCCGGCCGCCGCCGGGTGCGCTCGCCGCACGTGATGGTGGGTGCGCAGACCAGGCTGGCGGCCCCGCTCACCCGGATGACCCCGTACTGGCTCAACCGCCAGGTGATCGGCTGGCTCAACCGCTGA